Proteins encoded in a region of the Chitinophagales bacterium genome:
- a CDS encoding DUF892 family protein translates to MKEINDLEDLFYHEIQVLWSAEKLLVEAIPKMIEKAKHPALKNSLAFHLAETDQHKVAMEFIAKQFGIDPEGDFNPGMKGIIEEGEKVMSKDVTDEALDAAIIAGSQKVEHYEISGYGSAACYAEMLGYDAVASKLRMILQEEQQADTKLNFLAKNIINQRAQTA, encoded by the coding sequence ATGAAAGAAATAAATGACCTGGAAGACCTTTTCTACCATGAAATACAGGTGTTGTGGAGTGCTGAAAAATTGCTGGTAGAAGCCATACCAAAAATGATTGAGAAGGCGAAACATCCGGCATTAAAAAATAGCCTCGCATTTCACCTGGCTGAAACTGATCAGCATAAAGTAGCAATGGAATTTATAGCAAAGCAATTCGGAATAGATCCCGAAGGAGATTTCAACCCGGGTATGAAAGGAATCATTGAAGAAGGGGAAAAGGTAATGAGTAAAGACGTAACCGACGAAGCGCTCGACGCGGCTATAATTGCCGGTTCACAAAAGGTAGAGCATTATGAAATATCCGGTTATGGCTCCGCAGCTTGCTACGCCGAAATGCTGGGTTATGACGCCGTTGCATCCAAATTGCGAATGATATTACAGGAAGAGCAACAAGCTGACACGAAGTTGAATTTTCTGGCTAAAAATATAATAAATCAGAGAGCGCAAACTGCTTAA
- the bshB1 gene encoding bacillithiol biosynthesis deacetylase BshB1, producing MKLDILAFGSHPDDIELSCGGTLIKHILVGRKAGIIDLTKGELGTRGTPEIREQESAAAAQILGVSIRENLGMDDGFFVNDEKHQREIIRMIRKYQPEIILANAIYDRHPDHGRGAMLVQDASFLAGLRKIETNENNVVQSSWRPKAVYHYIQDQFIMPDILVDITEVIEKKMESVRAYRSQFYNPQSDEPITYIATPEFMDTLMVRAKEFGKMTGVKYAEGFTSNRKAGLDDLFLLK from the coding sequence TTGAAACTGGATATTCTTGCTTTTGGATCTCACCCGGACGATATTGAATTATCATGCGGAGGCACATTGATCAAGCATATTTTAGTTGGCAGGAAAGCTGGGATCATAGATTTAACCAAAGGGGAGCTTGGTACCCGTGGCACTCCTGAGATACGTGAACAGGAATCAGCTGCTGCAGCTCAAATTTTGGGTGTTAGCATCCGCGAAAACCTTGGGATGGACGATGGCTTTTTTGTGAATGATGAGAAGCACCAGAGGGAAATAATCAGAATGATACGGAAATATCAGCCTGAGATCATTTTAGCAAATGCTATTTATGATCGCCATCCGGACCATGGAAGGGGCGCAATGCTGGTTCAGGATGCATCTTTTCTGGCAGGGTTACGTAAAATTGAAACGAATGAAAATAATGTTGTGCAAAGCTCATGGAGACCAAAGGCAGTTTACCATTACATCCAGGATCAATTCATTATGCCTGATATATTGGTTGATATTACAGAAGTGATAGAGAAAAAAATGGAATCAGTGCGTGCTTACCGATCTCAGTTTTATAATCCGCAGTCTGATGAACCCATAACTTATATTGCCACTCCGGAATTCATGGATACGCTTATGGTGCGCGCAAAAGAATTTGGAAAGATGACAGGAGTGAAATATGCTGAAGGGTTTACATCAAACAGGAAAGCAGGGCTCGATGACTTGTTTTTGTTGAAATAA
- a CDS encoding DUF4288 domain-containing protein: protein MKWYLAKIIFQIICGEGKHRPQFDEQLRLIKADSQQQAYEKAKALGEQEQEIFYNKQKKPVQWKFIDAPEIYLMDQLVDGAEMYSRIQEPEQPENYKALIRKKASQFQPEHLSEFLQPLRDAVLLF, encoded by the coding sequence ATGAAATGGTATTTAGCAAAAATCATTTTTCAAATTATTTGTGGAGAAGGAAAACACCGTCCGCAATTTGATGAACAGCTGCGGTTAATTAAAGCAGATAGTCAGCAGCAAGCTTATGAAAAAGCAAAAGCACTGGGAGAGCAGGAGCAGGAAATATTTTACAACAAGCAAAAGAAACCAGTGCAGTGGAAATTTATAGATGCTCCTGAAATTTATCTTATGGATCAACTGGTTGATGGTGCTGAAATGTATTCCAGGATACAAGAGCCGGAACAGCCTGAAAATTATAAAGCATTAATTCGTAAAAAAGCATCTCAATTTCAACCCGAGCATCTTTCGGAATTTTTGCAGCCTTTACGTGATGCAGTTTTGCTGTTTTAA
- a CDS encoding GNAT family N-acetyltransferase has translation MDEWIKHPVILQGQIIKLMPLEKPHFEELMNAASDKKLWEFTPTDASIPENFRALYNTALAERDKRNHYPFVILDNQTQRLIGSTRLFDIVPKDRKLEIGWTWITSNYWSSGVNFECKFLLLKYCFEVLKTIRVQLKTDETNLRSRKAIEKIGGCFEGILRKDRIKDNGIARNTAYYSIIDDEWNLVKEKIGKQLDDKLKLISSVR, from the coding sequence ATGGATGAATGGATAAAACATCCGGTTATTTTGCAGGGACAAATTATAAAATTGATGCCGCTGGAGAAACCTCATTTTGAGGAACTGATGAATGCTGCATCAGATAAAAAGCTGTGGGAGTTTACGCCAACCGATGCCTCAATTCCCGAAAACTTTAGAGCGCTTTACAATACAGCTTTAGCAGAAAGAGACAAGCGAAATCATTATCCCTTTGTAATTTTGGATAATCAAACGCAAAGACTCATTGGTTCAACCAGGTTATTTGATATTGTACCTAAAGACAGAAAGCTCGAGATTGGATGGACCTGGATAACATCAAATTATTGGTCGTCAGGAGTTAATTTCGAATGTAAATTTCTGTTATTGAAATATTGCTTCGAAGTTTTAAAAACCATCCGGGTTCAGTTAAAGACAGATGAAACAAATCTGCGTTCCAGAAAAGCAATTGAAAAAATCGGTGGCTGTTTTGAAGGCATTCTAAGAAAAGACAGGATTAAGGATAACGGTATAGCGCGAAATACTGCTTATTATAGCATAATAGATGATGAGTGGAATTTAGTAAAAGAAAAAATAGGCAAACAGCTTGATGATAAGCTAAAATTGATTTCATCCGTTAGATAA
- a CDS encoding glutathione-dependent formaldehyde dehydrogenase, with protein MKAAVFHKIGDISVDNVDDPTIEVPDDIILRVTSTAICGSDLHIYDGFVPQLKDQVLGHEFMGIVEETGSAVTKLRKGDRVVVPFTIACGQCFFCAQGFHPSCEHTNPKMYGPEGDLLKGKGGGMFGYTDMYGGYNGGQAEYVRVPKANAGPKIIPDEFTDDQVLFLTDIFPTGWSAVKWGKVKEGDSVVIFGSGPVGLMAQKAAWAHGAARVIAVDPLKYRLDKARSVNNVDTIDANDDDLMEQIRSMTNGRGADVAIDAVGMEANRNVFEKAKAVLNAEKGTAKVIEICTEAVRRNGTIAVVGVYASPYDNFPIHRIFDKGLILQFGQAQTHLYIDQCFDYVRSGKVVLDDIITHKLPLTQASEAYDMFKKKTDDCVKVVMKPGLS; from the coding sequence ATGAAAGCAGCAGTATTTCACAAAATTGGAGATATCAGTGTCGATAACGTAGATGATCCCACTATTGAAGTTCCTGATGACATTATTTTAAGAGTTACTTCTACAGCTATATGCGGTTCTGATCTTCATATTTATGATGGATTTGTACCTCAGCTCAAAGACCAGGTATTAGGACATGAGTTTATGGGTATAGTGGAAGAAACAGGTTCGGCTGTAACAAAGCTACGGAAAGGTGACAGGGTGGTAGTTCCATTTACCATTGCATGCGGACAATGTTTTTTTTGTGCGCAGGGTTTTCATCCAAGCTGTGAGCATACCAATCCAAAAATGTATGGTCCGGAAGGTGATCTTTTGAAAGGAAAGGGTGGCGGCATGTTTGGTTATACAGACATGTACGGCGGTTACAATGGTGGTCAGGCAGAATATGTTCGTGTACCAAAAGCAAACGCAGGCCCTAAAATTATTCCGGATGAATTCACTGATGATCAGGTTTTATTTCTTACAGATATTTTCCCTACCGGGTGGAGCGCCGTTAAATGGGGTAAAGTAAAAGAAGGGGATAGTGTTGTAATTTTTGGGAGTGGACCCGTAGGGCTGATGGCACAAAAAGCTGCATGGGCTCACGGTGCTGCCCGGGTTATTGCAGTAGACCCTCTGAAATACAGACTGGATAAAGCAAGATCGGTAAATAATGTAGATACAATTGATGCAAACGATGATGACCTGATGGAACAGATCCGATCAATGACTAATGGACGGGGTGCTGATGTAGCTATTGATGCTGTTGGCATGGAAGCAAACAGAAATGTTTTTGAAAAGGCTAAGGCAGTTCTGAATGCAGAAAAAGGAACGGCAAAGGTTATTGAAATATGTACTGAAGCGGTACGCCGGAATGGTACTATAGCAGTTGTAGGTGTCTATGCAAGTCCTTATGATAATTTTCCTATTCATCGCATTTTCGACAAAGGTTTAATCCTGCAGTTTGGCCAGGCCCAAACGCACCTTTATATAGATCAGTGCTTTGATTACGTGCGAAGCGGTAAGGTAGTATTGGATGATATCATAACTCACAAATTACCACTTACCCAAGCGTCTGAAGCTTACGACATGTTTAAGAAGAAAACAGATGATTGTGTGAAAGTGGTTATGAAGCCGGGCCTTTCTTAG
- a CDS encoding response regulator, with the protein MTKCIIIDDEPLARSIVKEYLQKYPQVKIIQECNDGFEGVKAIHEHHPDLLFLDIQMPKINGFEMLELIDQPPAVIFTTAFDEFAIRAFEAHAIDYLLKPFSQDRFDKALQKWVAQNPSQPATVKTVSLLETAALSPMQSQRIVVKIAGKIKIIPIHDIHYLESADDYVKIFTREGYFLKNRTMNHFEQFMDTLHFVRTHRSYMINIHEITRIDPYEKESHLAVLKSGKQIPVSKTGYIKLKEVLGW; encoded by the coding sequence ATGACTAAATGTATTATTATCGATGATGAACCGCTGGCACGTTCAATAGTGAAAGAATACCTGCAGAAGTACCCGCAGGTGAAGATTATCCAGGAATGCAATGATGGGTTTGAAGGAGTTAAGGCTATTCATGAACATCATCCTGACCTTCTGTTTCTCGATATTCAAATGCCTAAAATCAATGGATTCGAAATGCTGGAGCTTATTGACCAGCCCCCTGCAGTTATTTTCACTACTGCTTTTGATGAATTTGCAATCCGTGCCTTTGAAGCGCATGCAATTGATTATTTATTAAAACCTTTCAGTCAGGACCGTTTCGATAAGGCATTGCAAAAATGGGTTGCTCAAAATCCATCACAGCCGGCGACTGTGAAAACCGTATCGTTATTAGAAACTGCTGCCCTTTCGCCTATGCAAAGCCAGCGCATTGTGGTTAAGATTGCCGGAAAAATAAAAATTATTCCTATCCATGATATTCATTACCTGGAATCTGCTGATGATTATGTTAAAATATTTACGCGGGAAGGATATTTTTTAAAAAACAGAACGATGAACCACTTTGAGCAATTTATGGATACTCTTCATTTTGTACGAACTCACAGATCATATATGATTAATATTCATGAGATCACACGCATTGATCCTTATGAGAAGGAAAGTCATCTCGCAGTTCTTAAATCGGGCAAGCAAATTCCGGTAAGCAAAACCGGGTATATAAAATTAAAGGAAGTTTTAGGATGGTAA
- a CDS encoding T9SS type A sorting domain-containing protein: protein MIYARYGPTSDDLKYFINGQKSDEEIQYSGPQGDTADFIKTNRKITIGIRDDFNAKEYFDGTLLEVIGYNKKLTGTARKSVENYLRCKYNILSEGCGSNNDCKILKEYNFNRIEKSFDFSFSWKVYQLPSEQKIIIQFIKGLTNEKGELLFINSKGQMIFRKDVDFDITSNLNLETSNFPNGIYFLILRGSNAIFSKKVIVNH, encoded by the coding sequence ATGATTTATGCCAGATATGGACCCACCTCTGACGATCTCAAATATTTTATAAACGGCCAAAAATCTGATGAAGAAATTCAGTATTCCGGGCCACAAGGAGATACAGCAGATTTTATTAAAACCAATCGAAAAATTACAATTGGAATCAGGGATGACTTTAATGCAAAAGAGTATTTTGATGGTACTCTATTAGAAGTAATAGGATACAATAAAAAACTTACGGGTACTGCACGAAAGTCTGTTGAAAATTACTTACGCTGTAAGTATAATATATTAAGTGAGGGGTGCGGATCAAATAATGATTGTAAAATTTTAAAAGAATATAATTTTAATAGAATTGAAAAGTCTTTCGATTTTAGTTTTAGTTGGAAGGTGTATCAATTGCCTTCAGAGCAAAAAATCATTATACAATTTATTAAAGGCCTAACTAATGAAAAAGGAGAATTGCTTTTTATTAATTCAAAAGGTCAGATGATTTTTAGAAAGGATGTTGACTTTGATATCACCTCAAATTTAAACTTGGAAACATCTAATTTTCCAAACGGAATATATTTTCTTATATTGAGAGGAAGTAACGCAATTTTTTCTAAAAAGGTAATAGTTAATCATTAG
- a CDS encoding winged helix-turn-helix domain-containing protein, with protein MVEKISNQMARQIVLQSQLLDHPFPLSGKESVLKTIEHLSYIQIDTISVVERAHHHILWSRVADYKKSWLDQLQKEKLVFEYWSHAASYLPMKDYRFSLMRKRAYLRGKSHWFEQDKMLKKLVLLRIKNEGPLQSKDFEASVQGPREWYYWKPSKRALEQLFMEGKLMVSHRQGFQKVYDLTERVLPVETDLKFPSKNEYAEYLISSAIRANGIVTEREITYLRPGWKTEVGKAIRRLLKQNIITKVIVENNDSSIFFKSMQHQIDVSGAFKNSIHILSPFDNLLIQRKRTQQLFQFEYIIECYVPENKRKYGYFILPVIYEDKFIARLDAKADRDDEILLIRNLLFEDTESLTDEMLFSLAEKLKLFAVFNGCNNILVGKCNNKKGEAGVKKYLK; from the coding sequence ATGGTGGAGAAAATTTCGAATCAGATGGCAAGGCAGATTGTTTTGCAAAGTCAGTTACTCGATCATCCTTTCCCCTTGTCTGGAAAAGAAAGTGTTTTAAAAACTATCGAGCATCTTAGCTACATTCAGATTGATACTATATCTGTGGTTGAGCGTGCGCATCACCATATCCTCTGGTCACGAGTAGCTGATTACAAAAAATCCTGGCTTGATCAGTTACAGAAAGAGAAGCTGGTATTTGAATACTGGAGCCATGCGGCATCCTACCTTCCTATGAAAGATTACCGCTTTTCATTAATGCGAAAGAGAGCGTATTTAAGGGGGAAATCACACTGGTTTGAGCAGGATAAAATGTTAAAGAAACTGGTATTACTACGCATTAAGAATGAAGGTCCCTTGCAGTCAAAAGATTTTGAAGCGTCCGTTCAAGGCCCGAGGGAATGGTATTATTGGAAGCCATCGAAGCGTGCCCTTGAGCAATTATTTATGGAAGGAAAGCTGATGGTCAGCCATCGCCAGGGGTTTCAAAAGGTTTACGACCTTACTGAAAGAGTTTTACCGGTAGAAACAGACCTGAAATTTCCGTCAAAAAATGAATATGCTGAATACCTTATTTCAAGCGCTATCAGAGCTAATGGTATTGTAACGGAAAGAGAAATAACCTACTTGCGACCCGGGTGGAAAACAGAAGTTGGGAAGGCTATTCGCAGGTTATTGAAACAAAACATAATTACTAAGGTGATTGTGGAAAATAATGATTCCAGCATTTTTTTCAAAAGTATGCAGCATCAAATAGATGTATCCGGTGCATTCAAAAACTCAATTCATATTCTTTCGCCGTTCGATAATTTGCTTATTCAACGCAAACGAACACAGCAATTATTTCAGTTTGAATATATCATTGAATGCTATGTTCCGGAAAATAAACGCAAATACGGTTACTTTATACTTCCGGTAATTTATGAAGACAAGTTTATAGCACGGTTGGATGCGAAGGCAGACCGGGATGATGAAATACTTTTGATTAGGAATCTTTTATTTGAGGATACTGAGTCTTTAACAGATGAAATGCTTTTTTCTTTAGCAGAGAAATTAAAGTTGTTTGCTGTATTTAATGGCTGCAATAATATACTAGTCGGAAAATGCAACAATAAAAAAGGAGAAGCTGGTGTAAAAAAATATTTAAAATGA
- a CDS encoding histidine kinase: MQVKAMDWLGISLREAIADSFVSNALLAAVCILVSNHFRFYLPQKERVWFTLVRNAGLTAVWLMVTWWLLAQINTSNSYSSFLYKSLPARFLFAFLVIGISAMVSMLWYTLEEQKSNEQRKTDAEKLSREAELFKLRQQLQPHFLFNSLNSISALVGSRPEEARRMIQQLSDFLRRTLRKDEHQWVSLAEELQYLELYLDIEKVRFGYRLSTIIESDEESRQMEIPAMLLQPIVENAIKFGLYDTIEAITIHVRIKAEEQHLVITVDNPFDPETSQPIKGTGFGLASIQRRLYLLFARNDLLQTEISGKNFITLIKIPQHHD; the protein is encoded by the coding sequence ATGCAGGTGAAAGCAATGGACTGGCTGGGAATTTCACTTAGAGAAGCCATAGCAGACAGTTTTGTTTCCAATGCATTGCTGGCCGCCGTCTGTATTCTTGTAAGTAACCATTTTCGATTTTACCTGCCTCAAAAAGAACGCGTTTGGTTTACCCTGGTAAGAAATGCAGGGTTAACTGCGGTGTGGTTAATGGTAACCTGGTGGCTTCTGGCACAAATCAATACAAGCAATTCCTATTCTTCTTTTCTCTATAAATCTTTGCCCGCACGTTTTTTGTTTGCTTTTTTGGTAATAGGGATTTCAGCTATGGTCAGTATGCTCTGGTATACCCTTGAAGAACAAAAATCAAATGAGCAGCGCAAAACAGATGCGGAAAAATTATCCCGGGAAGCGGAACTGTTCAAATTGCGGCAACAGCTTCAGCCTCATTTTCTCTTTAATAGCTTAAACTCGATAAGCGCATTGGTAGGTTCCCGCCCGGAGGAAGCGCGTCGAATGATACAGCAATTGAGTGATTTTTTAAGACGAACTCTTCGGAAAGATGAGCACCAATGGGTATCCCTTGCTGAAGAACTTCAGTATCTGGAATTATATCTGGATATAGAGAAAGTCAGATTCGGATACCGTCTTTCTACCATAATTGAAAGTGACGAAGAAAGCAGGCAAATGGAAATACCGGCAATGCTGCTGCAGCCAATTGTGGAAAACGCAATTAAATTCGGATTGTATGATACTATCGAAGCAATAACCATTCATGTTAGAATTAAAGCGGAGGAGCAGCATTTAGTTATTACTGTAGACAATCCTTTCGATCCGGAAACCTCGCAGCCAATTAAGGGAACAGGATTCGGTCTGGCATCCATACAACGGCGATTGTATTTATTATTTGCAAGGAACGATCTTTTGCAAACAGAGATTTCCGGTAAAAACTTTATAACCCTGATAAAAATACCGCAGCACCATGACTAA
- a CDS encoding SBBP repeat-containing protein: MKKISLLLIFTLFSATMLFAQSWVSRYNGIRKGIDVIKALVVDDAGNVYVTGYSSSTSNGFDYLTIKYNSNGATQWTARYNGPANEMDEAKSIFVDPSGNVYVTGTIDAFSGDFINGNAATIKYSPQGQQLWVAIYDDGFGREDAGNSVKVDAAGNVYITGYTSIFHLGYADQDYLTIKYNSDGVMQWKDTYNGPVSEDDNAVAMSLDPSGNIYVTGFNFSGNDPIGEKNYFTIKYNPSGVRQWTAEYNGPISEVDIATALAVDNNGNAYVTGYSDGTTDFDYATIKYNTNGKQKWVARYNGPANGFDIAYAIAVDDAGNVYVTGGDEKTAYNGDYLTIKYSPSGNVKWTARYAGSGGDNDEAYAIAVDKSGNVYVTGNENGFVYNSNIGTVKYSSSGVEQWVKIYDGPRDSVDAGNAIAVDALGNVYVGGVSTAKNSVDFTTIKYPAGSTPVADKISTEKENEPFAISYNYPNPFSQNTTIKFDVNAGSDTPVNVKLMVYNIQGKEVASLINEFLKSGSYEVNWNARDFPGGIYFYKLFSGESIEIQKMELIK; the protein is encoded by the coding sequence ATGAAAAAGATTTCACTTCTTTTAATCTTCACCTTATTTTCAGCTACCATGCTGTTTGCCCAAAGCTGGGTTTCGCGTTATAATGGTATTAGAAAAGGCATTGATGTTATTAAAGCGCTGGTCGTTGATGATGCAGGTAACGTATACGTAACCGGATATTCATCCAGCACTTCAAATGGATTCGATTACCTGACTATTAAATACAATTCAAATGGTGCAACACAATGGACAGCCCGTTACAATGGACCCGCAAATGAAATGGATGAAGCCAAATCCATTTTTGTTGATCCTTCAGGAAATGTATATGTAACAGGAACAATTGATGCCTTTAGCGGCGATTTTATCAATGGTAATGCAGCCACTATTAAATATAGTCCTCAGGGACAACAACTTTGGGTGGCGATCTATGATGATGGGTTTGGACGGGAAGACGCCGGAAACTCAGTAAAAGTGGACGCCGCAGGAAACGTTTATATTACAGGATATACCTCCATTTTTCATCTTGGCTATGCAGACCAGGATTACCTGACCATAAAATATAACTCTGATGGCGTTATGCAGTGGAAAGATACTTATAATGGTCCGGTTAGTGAAGATGATAATGCAGTGGCTATGTCCCTTGATCCCTCAGGAAATATATATGTAACCGGCTTCAATTTCTCAGGGAATGATCCAATAGGAGAAAAAAATTATTTTACCATTAAATACAATCCTTCGGGTGTTCGGCAGTGGACGGCAGAATATAATGGACCTATAAGCGAAGTGGATATAGCCACAGCTCTTGCAGTAGATAATAACGGGAATGCCTATGTAACCGGATACAGTGATGGAACTACAGATTTTGACTATGCTACGATAAAATACAATACTAACGGGAAACAAAAATGGGTAGCTCGTTATAATGGACCAGCAAACGGCTTTGACATTGCTTATGCAATAGCGGTGGACGATGCGGGGAATGTTTATGTAACTGGTGGTGATGAAAAAACAGCATACAATGGGGATTACCTCACTATTAAATACAGTCCTTCAGGTAACGTGAAATGGACGGCACGATATGCGGGTTCTGGTGGAGACAACGATGAAGCTTATGCAATTGCTGTTGATAAAAGTGGAAACGTGTATGTGACTGGAAATGAGAATGGATTTGTTTATAATTCTAATATAGGAACTGTTAAGTATTCTTCTTCCGGTGTCGAACAGTGGGTGAAAATCTATGATGGACCAAGGGACAGCGTAGATGCTGGGAATGCCATTGCAGTGGATGCTTTGGGCAATGTATATGTGGGTGGGGTTTCTACTGCCAAAAATTCTGTTGACTTTACCACCATAAAATATCCTGCAGGAAGTACTCCTGTTGCTGACAAAATTTCTACGGAGAAGGAAAATGAACCATTTGCTATTTCCTATAATTATCCTAACCCTTTCAGTCAAAATACAACCATAAAATTCGATGTGAATGCCGGCAGTGATACACCGGTAAATGTAAAGTTGATGGTTTACAATATACAGGGTAAGGAAGTAGCCTCGTTGATCAATGAATTTTTGAAAAGCGGGAGCTATGAAGTGAATTGGAATGCTCGTGATTTTCCCGGAGGAATTTATTTCTATAAGCTGTTCTCGGGGGAATCTATTGAGATACAAAAGATGGAGTTAATAAAATAA
- a CDS encoding ribonuclease E inhibitor RraB, producing the protein MIVINIVSCGKKEIRYFSPERMTADMEHFRKLNTQKLKFLTQYGVNESSNISLEFYFATDDSLKAQGLVSELPSPAYHFNKVHRSSKDKKLWVISGSGPQIKMDLQALTTWTNKLCEIGYAHDCELLGWNPVAE; encoded by the coding sequence ATGATCGTAATCAATATAGTTTCCTGCGGGAAAAAAGAGATACGGTATTTCTCACCTGAAAGAATGACCGCTGATATGGAACACTTTCGAAAGTTAAATACTCAGAAATTAAAATTCCTTACCCAGTATGGAGTTAATGAAAGCAGCAACATTTCTCTTGAATTTTATTTTGCAACCGATGACTCGCTGAAGGCTCAGGGACTTGTTTCTGAATTACCTTCTCCGGCTTATCATTTTAACAAAGTGCATCGTTCATCAAAGGATAAAAAATTATGGGTAATAAGTGGCAGCGGTCCGCAAATTAAAATGGACTTGCAGGCACTAACCACCTGGACAAATAAATTATGCGAAATAGGTTATGCTCACGATTGTGAGCTTTTAGGATGGAACCCAGTGGCCGAATAA
- a CDS encoding mechanosensitive ion channel family protein, with translation MYSFPDYRILDNSIKNILWFLLIAFIAFIFKRYVSRLIGNLIFRLFRRYRSAEYAAIFEERMLKPIELFILLLIIEMGVQLTYPGRWHLTIMGHSLHLILNELMESVLLLSFAWILLRLVDFISYILKQRTVITGSRVDDQLVPFIKDALKILIIVSGFFVILSAIFGFDITSLLAGLGIGGLAVAFAAQESIKDLFGSFTIFWDKPFVTGDLVTIENVTGTVEKVGIRSTRIRTADKTFVTMPNKKMVDSNVDNLTLRTYRKVDITIGITYETKHETLQKIITELNDYFSNRNTFPEENFVIFDSFGESSLNIRIQYFIPINPWLDFLKMKENVNFKIMEVIVDNKASFAYPVRNIRFNSESFDGNASAGFEN, from the coding sequence ATGTATTCTTTTCCGGATTATAGAATATTAGACAACTCCATTAAAAATATATTATGGTTTCTGCTAATAGCCTTTATTGCATTTATTTTTAAACGCTATGTTTCCAGGCTTATAGGCAATTTAATTTTCCGATTATTCCGCCGTTACAGGAGCGCTGAATATGCTGCAATATTTGAAGAGAGGATGCTGAAACCCATTGAATTATTCATATTGCTTTTAATAATAGAAATGGGCGTGCAACTTACCTATCCTGGACGATGGCACTTGACTATTATGGGCCATTCACTGCATCTGATACTTAATGAATTAATGGAAAGCGTCTTGCTGCTTTCATTTGCATGGATATTGCTCCGTCTGGTTGACTTTATAAGCTATATCCTAAAGCAGCGAACGGTGATAACCGGATCGAGGGTTGATGATCAGCTGGTACCCTTCATTAAGGATGCACTTAAAATTTTAATTATAGTGAGTGGTTTTTTTGTAATCCTGAGTGCTATTTTCGGTTTCGATATTACATCCTTACTTGCTGGGTTAGGTATAGGCGGACTGGCGGTTGCGTTTGCTGCTCAGGAAAGCATAAAAGATCTGTTTGGATCATTCACTATTTTTTGGGATAAGCCTTTTGTAACAGGTGATTTAGTAACTATTGAAAACGTAACCGGCACAGTCGAAAAGGTGGGCATCCGAAGCACCCGCATTCGAACTGCTGATAAAACATTTGTGACGATGCCAAACAAAAAAATGGTCGATTCAAATGTTGATAATCTTACTTTAAGAACGTACAGGAAAGTGGATATTACCATAGGAATTACTTATGAAACAAAACACGAAACATTACAAAAAATAATAACGGAGCTGAATGATTATTTTAGTAACAGGAACACGTTCCCTGAAGAGAATTTTGTGATTTTTGATTCTTTCGGAGAAAGCTCATTGAATATCCGCATCCAATACTTTATACCGATAAATCCATGGCTTGATTTTCTGAAAATGAAGGAGAACGTTAATTTTAAAATTATGGAAGTGATTGTTGACAATAAAGCAAGCTTTGCATACCCGGTTCGAAATATCAGGTTTAACTCAGAGTCATTTGATGGAAATGCCAGTGCTGGATTTGAAAATTAA